In the Deferribacter desulfuricans SSM1 genome, AAATGAAGAAGAATTAGAAATACCGGAAAATTTTTCTTTGGAGAATCATATAGCAGATATAGAAAAAAGGTATATAGTTAAAGCTTTGAGTATGACAAACTATAATAAAACTAAAGCAGCTAAGTTATTGGGTATAACGCTTAGAACTTTACGATATAAGATGGATAAATATGGACTCAAATAAGAACTTTAATATTGCAAATCAACTGACTTTTTTAAGGTTAATTATTGTACCTATATTTTTAATTTTCTTATTTATAGATAAAAGATATTCTAATATTGTTGCAGCTTTTTTGTTTATTATTGCTTCTTTTACAGATTTTATAGATGGTTATATTGCTAGGAAGTATAATCTTGTTACTAATTTGGGTAAAATTATTGATCCAATTGCGGATAAAATATTAGTGGCTTCAGCTTTAGTTGGGTTAGTGGAGCTTAAGAGGATACCTGCGTGGATAGTAATTATTTTACTTTCTAGAGAATTTGCTGTAGGAGCATTAAGAAATTTCGCTTCAACAAAAGGGGTTGTCATACCAGCAGGTATGAGTGGAAAGATAAAAACTACACTTCAAATGATTAGTATTTCTATGATTATATACAAAGAAAAATTGTTAGGGGTTGATATGTATTATTTGGGTAAAATTTTACTCTATATTTCAGTAATTATTTCAGTTTTATCATTAATCGATTATTTTTATAAGTATTTTAAAAAAGGTAACCAAAATTGAATGTAACAATTGAGAAAGTTTCTGATTATGATGTAGAAAAACTTAAAGATTTTTTTTTAAACAGTTTAACTAAAAGTAGAAAATTTAAAAATCAAAAAAAAGTTTTACTCAAACCAAATTTATTACAGGCTTCTCCCCCAGATAAAGCTATAACTACACATCCACTTTTTATAAAAGGGGTTGTGTTGGCTTTATTAGAATTGGATAGTAGTATTGAAATTTTGATAGGGGATAGTCCTGGAGCAAATTTTATTAATTACAACAGGGTATTAGAAAGAACAGGAATGTTAGATATTATAAATGAATTTAATATTTCCCCTGTTAAGATAGAGGAATACCCCCCTAAAATTTATAACGGTTTATTGTTAAGTTCCATTGTAGAACATGTTGATTGTATTATTAACCTTGCAAAATTAAAAACGCATTCTCTAACTGGATTAACATTATGTGTTAAAAATCTATTTGGATTGATCCCAGGTAATTATAAAGTAAAATATCATAAAGATTATCCAGTCAACAAAGAGCTAGGTGTAAATATTGCAAAAATTTATGAATTTTTAAAAAATAAAACTATTTCTTTTATTGATGGTATATTGGCTCATGAAGGTGAAGGGCCATCAAGAGGTAGAGCTAATAAATTGGGTATAGTTGGTTTTTCTGATGATGCAGAAGTTTTAGATATGGCGATCACAAAATTATTAGGACTGCCCCCTGAATTTTGTAAAACTAATATTTATTTTATTGATAAAGTTGATAATATTGAAGATTGTTTACCTCAAAATCTTAAAATTAATGGGATTAAACTGCCTATTTCTACAAAAATTGATTTTCTACCAAATTGGTTGAAGAAATTTGTAGCTGATAGTATAAAAGTTAAACCAGAAATAATGAAAAGTGATTGTATTAAATGTTATTTATGCTATAAGTCTTGTCCAGTTGAGGCTATTAGTTTAGATAATGATAAATTTCCAGTTGTAAATAAAAATGACTGTATTGAATGTTACTGTTGTTATGAGGTTTGTGAATCTGATGCCATTAGACTTAAAAGATCGTTATTACACAGGTTGTATGTGAGATGAGTGTATTGTTAGTTATTATCTCATATTTGATAGGTTCTATACCCACTGCTTATCTTGTAGTTAAGCTTGTAAAAGGGGTTGATATAAGAGAAGTAGGTAGTGGTAATGTTGGTGCTACGAATGCTGGTAGAGTTTTAGGGTTTTATGGATTTTTGATAGTATTTTTGATAGATATGTTAAAGGGTTTTTTACCTGTGTATATTGCAAAAACAATATATGGTGATGTATTTATTATTTATCTTGTAGCTCTTGCAACCATTTTTGGACATACATTTACAATATTTTTAAACTTTAAAGGTGGAAAAGGTGTTGCAACAGGTGTAGGTGTTTATTTAGCTTTATCCCCTTACAATTTGCTTTATGCTTTTATAGCTTTTATCGTTGTGGTTGCTCTTTTTAGAATGGTTTCATTGGGCTCTATAATTGCTGCATGTGTATTGGCAATTTTGATATGGGTAAACGAAGCATCAATAATTTTAAAGATATTCACTACTGTCTTAGCAATATTTGTGATTTATAAACATAGAGAGAATATAAAAAGGATATTAAATGGTACAGAAAAGAAAATTGGGGAGAAGGTAAATATATGATTAAACCTCACGATATTATGAAAGAGTGTGTTCAGTTGGCTTTGCTCGGTAAAGGTTATACCAAAACTAACCCTATAGTTGGTGCGATAATTGTAAAGGATGGTAAAATTATCGGACGTGGTTATCACGAGGAGTACGGAAAATCCCATGCAGAAATAAATGCTATGAATGATGCTGTAGAACCTTTGGAGGGTGCTGATTTATATGTTACTCTTGAGCCTTGTTCAATACATGGGAAAACGCCACCTTGTGTAGATGCAATTATAGAGAATAAAATAAAAAGGGTTTTTATAGGTGTTGTTGATCCAAATCCAAAGATTGCTGGACAAGGTATAATCAAACTTATAGAAGCTGGAGTAGAAGTTTTCGTTGGATTTGATGAAGAATTGTGTGCATCTATAATTGAAGACTTTACAAAGGGTGTTTTAAACCAAGAACCTTATTACACTTTAAAACTTGCTCAATCCTTAGATGGTAAAATTGCGACTAAAACCGGAGATTCTAAATGGATAACATCTGAATCATCAAGGGTATATGTCCATTATATAAGAAGTGTTTCAGATGCAATACTTGTTGGAGTAAATACTGTTAATAGAGATAATCCAAGATTGGATGTTAGACTGATTAAAGCTGAAGTTAATCCTTATAAAGTAGTTTTAGATCCTTTTTTTGAGATTGATACCAACAGTTTTTTATGCAAAAATTATTCTAATAAGTTAATATTATTTGTTAAAGATATTAAAAGTAAAGAAAAATATGATAAATTAATTTCAGAAGGTGTTGAGATTGTAAAAGATGAATCAATAGGTGAGTTGTTTGATTTAAATTTTATATCAAAGTATTTATATTCAAAAAATATTTTAAACGTTTTAATAGAAGGTGGGAGTGAAACTGCTGGTAGATTTATTGATGCTGGAAAAGTTGACAAAGTTTTATTTTTTATTGCACCTAAAATCATTGGAGGAAGAGATGCAGTTTCTTCTATAAAAGGGGATGGTGTGGAAAAGATTCAGGATGCTATAGAAGTGAAGATGGCTGAAGTTAAACATTTTGATAATGATATTTTGATAAGTGGAAAAATTAAGGATTATACTGAATATGTAATAAAATTAACTGATAAGGTTAGAAATAGATGTTTACTGGGATTGTAGAAGAGACTGGAAAAGTTGTATTTTTTCAGAAAAAGAGTGATTTTGCTAAAATAAAAATCAAATGCGATACTGTTTTAGAAAAAACACAGGTAGGTGATTCTATAGCTGTAAATGGTGTATGTTTAACAGTTGTTGATTTAGATGAAAACAGTTTTTCTGCTGATATATCTTATGAATCCATCGAAAGAAGTACATTTAAATATTGTACTACTGGTTGGGCCGTTAATCTTGAAAGGGCGTTGACGCTGGAAAAAAGACTTGGGGGTCATTTGGTTCAAGGTCATGTTGATGGGATAGGTAAGATAGTGAAGATAATGGAATATAAAGACGCCTATAAGTTGCAGATTTTATATCCATCGGAGTTAGATAAATATATAGCTGTAAAAGGCTCAATAACAATAGATGGGATTAGCCTTACTGTAGCCAGTGAAATTGCAGCTAATACAATAGAGGTTGCTGTTATTCCACATACTTTTATGGTTACCAATTTAAAAGATAAAAAGAGTGGTGATTATGTAAATATAGAAGTGGATGTAATAGCAAGATATTTGGAGAAGTTGTTGAAAAAAGAGAAAGATACTTCTAAATTATATGAAGATATACAAAATTTAATGTCACTGGAGGATTATTAATGGATAAATCAGTTATGGCAACAGTGGAAGAGGCTATAGAAGAAGTAAAAAAAGGTAAAATGATAATTTTGGTAGATGACGAAGATAGGGAGAATGAGGGTGATTTAGTAATAGCTGCACAGTTTGCAACACCTGAAGCAATAAATTTTATGGCAAAGTATGGAAGAGGATTAATTTGCCTTGCTTTGACTTCTCAAAGGTGTGATGAGCTT is a window encoding:
- the pgsA gene encoding CDP-diacylglycerol--glycerol-3-phosphate 3-phosphatidyltransferase, coding for MDSNKNFNIANQLTFLRLIIVPIFLIFLFIDKRYSNIVAAFLFIIASFTDFIDGYIARKYNLVTNLGKIIDPIADKILVASALVGLVELKRIPAWIVIILLSREFAVGALRNFASTKGVVIPAGMSGKIKTTLQMISISMIIYKEKLLGVDMYYLGKILLYISVIISVLSLIDYFYKYFKKGNQN
- a CDS encoding DUF362 domain-containing protein — encoded protein: MNVTIEKVSDYDVEKLKDFFLNSLTKSRKFKNQKKVLLKPNLLQASPPDKAITTHPLFIKGVVLALLELDSSIEILIGDSPGANFINYNRVLERTGMLDIINEFNISPVKIEEYPPKIYNGLLLSSIVEHVDCIINLAKLKTHSLTGLTLCVKNLFGLIPGNYKVKYHKDYPVNKELGVNIAKIYEFLKNKTISFIDGILAHEGEGPSRGRANKLGIVGFSDDAEVLDMAITKLLGLPPEFCKTNIYFIDKVDNIEDCLPQNLKINGIKLPISTKIDFLPNWLKKFVADSIKVKPEIMKSDCIKCYLCYKSCPVEAISLDNDKFPVVNKNDCIECYCCYEVCESDAIRLKRSLLHRLYVR
- the plsY gene encoding glycerol-3-phosphate 1-O-acyltransferase PlsY; its protein translation is MSVLLVIISYLIGSIPTAYLVVKLVKGVDIREVGSGNVGATNAGRVLGFYGFLIVFLIDMLKGFLPVYIAKTIYGDVFIIYLVALATIFGHTFTIFLNFKGGKGVATGVGVYLALSPYNLLYAFIAFIVVVALFRMVSLGSIIAACVLAILIWVNEASIILKIFTTVLAIFVIYKHRENIKRILNGTEKKIGEKVNI
- the ribD gene encoding bifunctional diaminohydroxyphosphoribosylaminopyrimidine deaminase/5-amino-6-(5-phosphoribosylamino)uracil reductase RibD, with product MIKPHDIMKECVQLALLGKGYTKTNPIVGAIIVKDGKIIGRGYHEEYGKSHAEINAMNDAVEPLEGADLYVTLEPCSIHGKTPPCVDAIIENKIKRVFIGVVDPNPKIAGQGIIKLIEAGVEVFVGFDEELCASIIEDFTKGVLNQEPYYTLKLAQSLDGKIATKTGDSKWITSESSRVYVHYIRSVSDAILVGVNTVNRDNPRLDVRLIKAEVNPYKVVLDPFFEIDTNSFLCKNYSNKLILFVKDIKSKEKYDKLISEGVEIVKDESIGELFDLNFISKYLYSKNILNVLIEGGSETAGRFIDAGKVDKVLFFIAPKIIGGRDAVSSIKGDGVEKIQDAIEVKMAEVKHFDNDILISGKIKDYTEYVIKLTDKVRNRCLLGL
- a CDS encoding riboflavin synthase, with amino-acid sequence MFTGIVEETGKVVFFQKKSDFAKIKIKCDTVLEKTQVGDSIAVNGVCLTVVDLDENSFSADISYESIERSTFKYCTTGWAVNLERALTLEKRLGGHLVQGHVDGIGKIVKIMEYKDAYKLQILYPSELDKYIAVKGSITIDGISLTVASEIAANTIEVAVIPHTFMVTNLKDKKSGDYVNIEVDVIARYLEKLLKKEKDTSKLYEDIQNLMSLEDY